The following DNA comes from Synechococcus sp. CC9616.
CTGGGGCGGCTTCGGGTCATAGCGCCTGGATCCTGGCCATGGCGTCGTCAACATTGGCGCGGCTGTTGAAAGCGGACAGTCGGAAATAGCCTTCGCCTGCGGCGCCGAAGCCGCTGCCTGGCGTGCCGACCACGTTGGCGTTGTTGAGCAGATGATCAAAGAATCCCCAGGAATCCATGCCGTCGGGGGTTTTGATCCAGACGTAGGGGGCATGTTCACCGCCATAGACGGTGAGGCCGGCGCTGCTCAGTTGCTTGCGGATGATGGAAGCGTTCTCCATGTAGAAGCTCACCAGCCCTTTCACTTCCTGCTGTCCGGCCGCTGAGTACACCGCCTCGGCGCCGCGCTGGATGATGTAGCTGACACCGTTGAACTTGGTGCTCTGACGCCGGTTCCAGAGGCCCCAGAGTTCCACGTCCTCAGCATTGGCAGCCTTGCCCTTCAGCCCCTTTGGCACCACGGTGAAGGCGCAGCGGGTACCGGTGAATCCTGCGTTCTTGGAGAAGGACCGGAATTCAATGGCGCAATCACGGGCACCATCGATTTCATAGATCGAGTGAGGCAGCTCGGGATCCTGAATGAACGCTTCGTAGGCGGCATCGAACAGGATGAGAGCGCCGTTCTTGCGCGCGTAGTCAACCCAGGCTGTCAGCTGCTTCTTGGTGGCGACGGCACCTGTTGGGTTGTTGGGGAAGCAGAGGTAGATCAGATCCACAGGTTCGCTGGGGATCTCAGCGGTGAAACCGTTGTCAGCGCTGATCGGCAAGTAGCTCAGCCCTGCATAACGACCCTCGTCGCCGGCCTGGCCTGTCCGGCCGGCCATCACATTGCTGTCGACGTATACCGGGTACACCGGATCGGTGACGGCAATGCGGTTGCCCTCACCAAGGATGTCGAGGATGTTGCTGCTGTCGCACTTGGAGCCATCGGAGACGAAGATCTCATCGGCGCTGATCGCGCAACCGCGGGACTGGAAGTCGTGCGTGGCAATCGCCTCTCTCAGCCAGGCGTATCCCTGCTCTGGGCCATAGCCGTGAAAGCCCTCGGCTGTCCCCATCGCGTCGATCGCGATCTTCATGGCATCGCGACACGCCTGCGGTAGTGGTTCGGTGACATCACCGATTCCGAGTCGGATCAGGGGTGCATCGGGATGGGCCGTGCTGAAGGCCTTCACACGCCTGCCGATTTCAGGGAACAGATAGCCCGCCTTGAGTTTGAGGTAATTGCCGTTGACCTGAACCACGGAACCGAAGGGTTTCTGCGGAGGCATCCTGCCGCGCCGGCCGCTCCATACGATGCAGAAATGCGTCGTCTCGCCTGCCGTGATCGCTAACGCCATCGATGCACCCATCGATTTCGCAGATCTGGTGGACGCCGGTATCAAGAAACCAGCCCGGTACATGGGCCACGAACTCGGCGTTGAACCGAGGGACTGGTTGGGCTCCCAGGTGCGGTGGGCCCTCACCTACCCCGAGATCTACGAGGTCGGCTCCAGCAATCTCGGCCACATCATTCTTTATTCGATTCTCAACGCCGTGCCAGGGCAGTTGTGTGATCGTGCCTACCTGCCTGGTTCCGATCTTGCGTCCAGGCTTCGGGAGCGGCATCAGCCGCTGTTCGCCGTGGAAAGCCGACGCCCGCTTCCCGGCTTCGATCTCCTCGGTTTCAGCCTCAGCTACGAGCTCGGCGCCACCAACATCCTCGAGATGCTGGATCTCTGCAGGCTGCCGATTCGGGCCTCAGCACGTGGGGACCTGCCTCTCAGTGATCCTGCAGCTCCACCCTTGATTTTCGCGGGTGGTCCCACTGCCACCAGCAATCCGGAACCTTATGCCGCCTTCTTCGATTTCATTGCTCTCGGTGATGGTGAGGAGCTGCTGCCCGAGATCGGACTGGTCGTGGCGCAGGCCAAGGCCGAGAACCTGAGTCGATCCGATCTGCTGCGGGATCTGGCTCATGTGCCCGGGGTCTATGTGCCGTCTCTCTACGCTCCGGGGGAGGACGGCGTCACGCTGCAGCCCCTGGACCCCGAGCTCCCTTCCCGGGTGTTGCGTCGGGTGGCCACGCCAATGCCCCATTACGCGATGGGATTGGTGCCGAATGTGGAAACCGTGCATGACCGACTCACCGTTGAAATCCGGCGCGGTTGCACCCGTGGTTGTCGTTTTTGCCAACCCGGCATGCTCACGCGTCCGGCCCGTGATGTGGAGCCGGAAGCGGTGATCGAGGCCGTGGAAACCGGCATGAAGCAAACCGGATACAGCGATTTCTCGCTTCTTTCGCTGAGTTGCAGCGACTACCTGGCCCTGCCGGCGGTTGGGGTTGAACTACGCAACCGACTGGCCGATCAGAACATCACTCTGCAGCTTCCCAGTCAGCGGGTGGATCGCTTTGATAACCACATCGCCCACATCCTTGGCGGCACCCGTCAGGCTGGTCTCACCTTTGCGCCAGAAGCCGGTACCCAGCGTCTGCGGGACATCGTCAACAAGGGGCTGACGGATGACGACCTCCTCAACGGCATCCGTACGGCCATGCAGAACGGCTACCGCAAGGTCAAGCTCTATTTCATGATCGGTCTGCCGGGCGAGACCGATACCGATGTGCTCGGCATCGTCGAGACCTGCGAGATGTTGCAGCAGCGCTGCCGCGAGCTTGGGCGGCTGAATCTGAACATCACAATCAGCAATTTCACCCCCAAGCCCCACACGCCCTTCCAGTGGCACAGCGTCTCCACCGATGAATTTGTGAGACGTCAAAGCCTGCTGCGCCATGCCTTCAAGGCACTGCGGGGCTTGAAGGTGAACTTCACCGATGTTCGCCTCTCGGCGATGGAGGACTTTGTCGGTCGCAGCGACCGGCGCCTCGCGCCGGTGATCGAAGCCGCCTGGCGTGCCGGTGCAGGGATGGATGCCTGGTTTGAATCGCTCGATCGAACCTATGAAGCGTGGACTGGGGCGATCGCTGAGGCAGGCCTTAAGGGCCACTACCGGCAGATGGAGTTGGGAAGCTGGAGCTCGGTGGCGGCGCTTGATCGGGAGGATTTGGAGGCGTTCTGTCGTCAACCACTCCCCTGGGACCACATCGACACCGGCATCGACAAACGTTGGCTGGCGGATGATCTGAAGCGGGCACTGGCAGCCGCTGTGGTGCCTGACTGCTCCTTCGACGGTTGCAGCAGTTGTGGAGTCTGTGGTCCGGATCTTGGTCACAACGTCGTTGTTCCCGCTCCAGCGATCCCGACCCAAGTGGCTGCGAAGGCGCCGCCGAGCCAGCGCGCCTGTCGGCTGAGAATCCGTTTCGCC
Coding sequences within:
- a CDS encoding LL-diaminopimelate aminotransferase, giving the protein MVQVNGNYLKLKAGYLFPEIGRRVKAFSTAHPDAPLIRLGIGDVTEPLPQACRDAMKIAIDAMGTAEGFHGYGPEQGYAWLREAIATHDFQSRGCAISADEIFVSDGSKCDSSNILDILGEGNRIAVTDPVYPVYVDSNVMAGRTGQAGDEGRYAGLSYLPISADNGFTAEIPSEPVDLIYLCFPNNPTGAVATKKQLTAWVDYARKNGALILFDAAYEAFIQDPELPHSIYEIDGARDCAIEFRSFSKNAGFTGTRCAFTVVPKGLKGKAANAEDVELWGLWNRRQSTKFNGVSYIIQRGAEAVYSAAGQQEVKGLVSFYMENASIIRKQLSSAGLTVYGGEHAPYVWIKTPDGMDSWGFFDHLLNNANVVGTPGSGFGAAGEGYFRLSAFNSRANVDDAMARIQAL
- a CDS encoding TIGR03960 family B12-binding radical SAM protein, which translates into the protein MQKCVVSPAVIANAIDAPIDFADLVDAGIKKPARYMGHELGVEPRDWLGSQVRWALTYPEIYEVGSSNLGHIILYSILNAVPGQLCDRAYLPGSDLASRLRERHQPLFAVESRRPLPGFDLLGFSLSYELGATNILEMLDLCRLPIRASARGDLPLSDPAAPPLIFAGGPTATSNPEPYAAFFDFIALGDGEELLPEIGLVVAQAKAENLSRSDLLRDLAHVPGVYVPSLYAPGEDGVTLQPLDPELPSRVLRRVATPMPHYAMGLVPNVETVHDRLTVEIRRGCTRGCRFCQPGMLTRPARDVEPEAVIEAVETGMKQTGYSDFSLLSLSCSDYLALPAVGVELRNRLADQNITLQLPSQRVDRFDNHIAHILGGTRQAGLTFAPEAGTQRLRDIVNKGLTDDDLLNGIRTAMQNGYRKVKLYFMIGLPGETDTDVLGIVETCEMLQQRCRELGRLNLNITISNFTPKPHTPFQWHSVSTDEFVRRQSLLRHAFKALRGLKVNFTDVRLSAMEDFVGRSDRRLAPVIEAAWRAGAGMDAWFESLDRTYEAWTGAIAEAGLKGHYRQMELGSWSSVAALDREDLEAFCRQPLPWDHIDTGIDKRWLADDLKRALAAAVVPDCSFDGCSSCGVCGPDLGHNVVVPAPAIPTQVAAKAPPSQRACRLRIRFAKVGSMALLSHLDLVRMLERSLRRSGLPISFSGGFHPLPRIQIALALPLGARAHGEWMDLEFSEQLTPEHLLQTLQPLLPDGMRLLEVEEVPVNGPSLSQEVQSAVWSFGLVVESGISPDWSAAVEAITASSQLIWHDTDKKGRPRERDCRSALISLRPLAEPKGHALSLLLETDVDPMGRSLRPLQIQHWLSEQIGDSLKLQELCREELRLARC